The Streptomyces sp. NBC_00659 genomic interval CCTGCCCGCGTCCCGCAGACCGGTGAACAGTTCGGAGGTGCGGTAGATCTCCGTCAGCGGCCGCTCGCGAACGCTGCCCGCGCCGAGCGGCAGGAATCCGCTGGGGTGGACGGATCCGGTGTGCGAGACGAAGACGAATCCACGGCCCGCGTTGACGTCGAGCGGCGGACGCCTGACCCGGCGCGCTCCGGTGTCCAGTCCCAGGTCGGCGGCGCGGTCACGCAACTCCCTGTACAGCGGGCCGAGTCCCAGCACCGCGAGATGGTCGTCGCCCTTGTCCGCGAGGATCTGCCGCTGGAGCGCGACCCGGCGGAAATGATGGGCTTCGGTGGTCTTGGCGGGGATGGTCAGGCCCACGTCGTGGACGAAGTTGAGAACGTCCTCGACCTCGCCGGGCGTCAGCACGCCGAGGCCCCGGCCCCGGCCGGTGGGTACCAGGAAGAAGGCACTCCACAGCATCGCCCCGTGCTCGGCGACCAGGCGGACGATGTCGGGGAGGTCGTGCAGGTTGTGCCGGGTGACCGTGGTGTTGATCTGCACCTTCATACCGAGGGCGCGAGCCGTGTCCCAGGCGTCCAGGGTCCAGCGGAACACTCCGGGCACTCCGCGGAAGGCGTCGTGGAGTTCGGCGGTGGAGCCGTCCAGGCTGAGGGAGAGCCCGGACGCGCCCGCGGCGTGCACGGCGCGCAGTCGCTCCGCGGTGAGCGTCGGGGTACCGGAGGGCGAGACGGCGACCCGGACCCCGATGCTCCTGCCGTAGGCGATGAGGTCCGTCAGGTCGGGGCGCTGGAAGGGGTCCCCTCCGGTGATCACGAACAGGGGGGCCGGCTTCCCGAAGGAGGCCACCTGGCGCAGCAGGTCCTGAGCGGCGACGGTGTCCAGTTCCCGCGGGTCGCGGTCGGGCACTGCCTCGGCACGGCAGTGGAGACAGGCCAGCGGGCAGGCCCGGGTGGACTCCCAGATGACGATGAAGGGCCGCTGCTCCGCGTCGTGGCGCTGACGGC includes:
- a CDS encoding TIGR04053 family radical SAM/SPASM domain-containing protein encodes the protein MNAATHAIRRQRHDAEQRPFIVIWESTRACPLACLHCRAEAVPDRDPRELDTVAAQDLLRQVASFGKPAPLFVITGGDPFQRPDLTDLIAYGRSIGVRVAVSPSGTPTLTAERLRAVHAAGASGLSLSLDGSTAELHDAFRGVPGVFRWTLDAWDTARALGMKVQINTTVTRHNLHDLPDIVRLVAEHGAMLWSAFFLVPTGRGRGLGVLTPGEVEDVLNFVHDVGLTIPAKTTEAHHFRRVALQRQILADKGDDHLAVLGLGPLYRELRDRAADLGLDTGARRVRRPPLDVNAGRGFVFVSHTGSVHPSGFLPLGAGSVRERPLTEIYRTSELFTGLRDAGRLGGRCGACEFRRVCGGSRSRAYGVTGDPYAEEPWCGYVPGSFPHQRELAALLAGGAYAQPPVRPRPTAAPGGKEHRAQQER